A single Acidobacteriota bacterium DNA region contains:
- a CDS encoding ABC transporter permease yields the protein MSRPPFRPSREGQERDLHRELAFHVECRTAEFVDRGLDPSEARRRAVVELGGLTQVQEGVRDSWTWARLDTLARDLRHAARNLRRSWGFALGAGAILAMGIGTNTAIFSVVHTVLLTPLAYPGAERIVAAETLWTNTGRTNPNVSGPDFLDWQSETGVFDRLAHFNGDDQMATTVNGRGGFGSLLRVSGDFFEVFGRPAAAGRLLNRDDNVSGQGDAATPPVVVGYEWAVANFGSANGALDKTFLLYRSPAQIVGVAAPGFHYPDETNIWIPAGPTDRANRNAANYRAVGRLKEGLSLASSQAAMRGVGDRLAAQHPGNRFKNVSLTALQEQLTGHVRGTLWMLMGAVALTLVIGCANIASLLLVRSAARAQEFALRAALGAARGHLVRQIVIESSVLTLVSGSAGLLLAHGLVQGFVAWAPIALPRVDELRIDGVVLLFACGLSIASVLLFSLIPAARASSLNLTEALKQGGTKGAVGGRSHRLRSALVVAEIAVSIMLLAGAGLLLRSFQKLNEQDLGFTTDRVVAAYTQYALGDDRTVAVRAAFFRDVLARVRALPRIKAAAGVTRLPLAQERGVSNDFFIDGQAVPQPGERLQAFSSSITPDFFKTLNVPFRAGRDFTEADTPSAQRVIIVNESLARAAFPGQPAVGRRISRNSSGPWLEIVGVVGDSRWRDPSVPARPEFYQASAQGAGGSLTVIARTSDDETAIASAVRRIVQETDPTVPVRVQTVAEMFGLALSYPRFRTQLIGVFAAIGVVLSAVGIFSMLAHLVSQRTRELAVRRAIGAAPSHVVRLVLGQGVRLVVAGVVLGIAGALLGGRLLTGVLYETSPWDVPTYIGVLGVLGLTAVLAMLLPVLRAARIDPLIALRSE from the coding sequence ATGAGCCGGCCTCCATTTCGCCCGAGCCGCGAAGGCCAAGAACGCGATCTGCATCGCGAGCTCGCGTTCCACGTTGAGTGTCGAACTGCGGAGTTCGTCGACCGCGGACTGGACCCAAGCGAGGCGAGGCGTCGCGCCGTCGTCGAACTTGGAGGACTCACGCAAGTACAGGAAGGCGTTCGGGACTCGTGGACGTGGGCTCGACTGGACACGCTCGCGCGTGACCTGCGCCACGCGGCCAGGAACCTTCGCAGGAGCTGGGGCTTCGCGCTCGGCGCGGGCGCTATCCTGGCGATGGGCATCGGGACGAACACGGCGATCTTCTCCGTCGTGCATACGGTACTCCTCACGCCGCTCGCCTATCCCGGAGCTGAACGCATTGTCGCAGCGGAAACGCTCTGGACGAACACAGGACGGACCAATCCCAATGTCTCGGGCCCGGATTTTCTGGACTGGCAATCCGAAACTGGCGTCTTCGATCGCCTGGCACACTTCAACGGCGACGACCAGATGGCCACGACGGTCAACGGCCGCGGGGGATTCGGCAGCCTCCTTCGCGTGTCAGGCGATTTCTTCGAGGTGTTCGGACGCCCGGCGGCGGCAGGACGATTGCTGAATCGTGATGACAATGTGTCGGGTCAAGGCGACGCAGCGACACCGCCGGTGGTCGTTGGCTACGAGTGGGCCGTCGCGAACTTCGGGTCGGCCAACGGGGCGCTGGACAAGACGTTCCTGCTCTATCGATCGCCGGCGCAGATCGTTGGCGTCGCGGCGCCGGGGTTTCACTATCCCGACGAGACCAATATCTGGATTCCGGCCGGACCGACCGATCGCGCGAATCGCAACGCGGCAAACTATCGCGCCGTCGGCCGCCTCAAAGAAGGCCTAAGCCTCGCATCCAGTCAAGCCGCGATGCGGGGGGTTGGCGACCGGTTAGCAGCGCAGCATCCCGGTAACCGTTTCAAGAATGTCTCACTGACTGCGTTGCAGGAGCAGTTGACCGGTCACGTGCGCGGCACGCTGTGGATGCTCATGGGGGCGGTCGCGCTCACGCTCGTCATCGGCTGCGCGAACATTGCGAGTCTGCTTCTGGTCCGGTCGGCGGCTCGCGCGCAGGAATTCGCACTGCGTGCGGCGCTCGGGGCGGCCCGCGGGCACCTGGTGCGGCAAATCGTCATTGAGAGCAGCGTGCTCACCCTCGTTTCCGGCAGTGCGGGTCTGTTGCTGGCGCATGGACTGGTCCAGGGCTTCGTGGCGTGGGCGCCGATCGCCCTGCCCCGTGTAGACGAGTTGCGGATTGACGGTGTCGTGCTGCTCTTCGCGTGTGGCCTCTCGATCGCCTCGGTCCTGCTGTTCAGCTTGATCCCCGCGGCCCGCGCGTCGAGCCTCAATCTCACCGAGGCTCTGAAACAGGGCGGCACGAAAGGCGCCGTTGGCGGCCGAAGCCACCGGCTTCGGTCGGCACTCGTCGTCGCGGAAATCGCCGTGTCCATCATGCTGCTTGCCGGCGCGGGATTGCTCCTCCGATCGTTTCAGAAGCTGAACGAACAGGATCTGGGGTTCACGACCGATCGAGTTGTCGCTGCATACACGCAGTATGCACTGGGCGACGACCGCACAGTGGCTGTGCGAGCGGCGTTCTTTCGCGACGTTCTGGCGCGTGTTCGCGCGTTACCTAGGATCAAGGCGGCAGCTGGCGTAACCAGACTGCCGCTTGCCCAGGAACGTGGCGTATCGAACGACTTCTTCATTGACGGACAGGCCGTCCCGCAGCCGGGAGAGCGGCTTCAGGCGTTCTCGTCATCGATCACGCCAGACTTCTTCAAGACCTTGAACGTCCCGTTTCGTGCCGGACGGGATTTCACCGAGGCCGATACACCGAGCGCCCAGCGCGTCATCATCGTCAACGAATCGCTCGCGCGGGCGGCGTTCCCCGGGCAGCCAGCAGTCGGCCGCCGTATCAGTCGAAATAGCAGCGGTCCATGGCTCGAGATCGTCGGCGTGGTCGGTGACTCGAGATGGCGAGACCCGAGCGTGCCGGCACGACCGGAGTTCTATCAAGCGTCAGCGCAAGGTGCGGGCGGTTCGCTGACAGTCATCGCACGAACATCAGACGACGAGACCGCGATCGCGAGCGCGGTCCGGAGAATCGTGCAGGAGACCGACCCGACCGTGCCGGTTCGCGTGCAGACGGTCGCGGAGATGTTCGGACTTGCGCTGAGCTATCCGCGGTTTCGTACCCAACTCATCGGCGTCTTCGCGGCAATCGGCGTCGTGCTTTCAGCCGTCGGGATTTTCAGTATGCTCGCCCATCTTGTCAGCCAGCGTACACGAGAGCTCGCCGTGCGCAGAGCGATCGGAGCTGCCCCAAGCCACGTCGTGCGCCTCGTGCTCGGCCAAGGCGTTCGGCTCGTCGTGGCCGGTGTTGTTCTGGGCATTGCCGGTGCGCTTCTCGGCGGCCGGTTGCTCACGGGCGTCCTGTATGAGACGTCCCCGTGGGATGTGCCGACCTACATCGGCGTTCTTGGCGTGCTCGGGCTCACGGCCGTGCTCGCGATGCTGCTCCCGGTCCTGCGGGCGGCGAGAATCGATCCGCTCATCGCGCTGAGGTCCGAATAG
- a CDS encoding PadR family transcriptional regulator: MPPSRFPIPQGTLDMLILQILSLDAAHGYAIAQRLQQVSRGTVQVNQGSLYPALHRLEQRGWLEAEWRPSETGREAKFYTLTKTGRRQLAVERASWSRLNHAVELIFNEGR; this comes from the coding sequence ATGCCGCCATCCCGGTTTCCGATTCCACAGGGCACCCTCGACATGCTGATTCTGCAGATCCTGTCGCTCGACGCCGCCCATGGGTACGCCATCGCGCAGCGACTTCAGCAGGTCTCTCGAGGCACCGTCCAGGTCAACCAAGGATCGCTCTATCCGGCGCTCCACCGGCTCGAGCAGCGAGGCTGGCTCGAAGCCGAGTGGCGACCTTCAGAGACGGGTCGCGAGGCCAAGTTCTACACGTTGACCAAGACGGGACGTCGCCAGCTCGCGGTGGAACGAGCCAGCTGGAGCCGACTCAACCACGCGGTTGAGCTGATCTTCAACGAAGGACGGTAG
- a CDS encoding PadR family transcriptional regulator, whose product MGKPTDLVQGTLDFLILRTLELGPRHGWAIAKRIQQISDYVLQVPQGSLYPALYRLERQGYVTGRVGQAENGRDVKFYALTRAGRAHLRREIAAWNRLSAAINVVIRTV is encoded by the coding sequence ATGGGTAAACCAACCGATCTCGTGCAGGGCACGCTGGACTTCCTCATTCTCCGCACGCTCGAGTTGGGCCCGCGGCACGGCTGGGCCATTGCGAAACGTATCCAGCAGATCTCCGACTACGTGCTGCAGGTGCCACAGGGCTCGCTCTATCCGGCGCTGTACCGTCTCGAGCGCCAGGGCTACGTCACCGGCAGGGTCGGTCAAGCGGAGAACGGCCGCGACGTGAAGTTCTACGCACTGACCCGCGCCGGCCGCGCCCATCTCAGACGGGAAATCGCCGCGTGGAATCGTCTGTCTGCGGCCATCAACGTCGTCATTCGTACCGTCTGA
- a CDS encoding ABC transporter permease — protein MRWLHRSRAALAGLFHRRALDEQLQRDIAFHLDQEAAEGMRAGLAASEARRRARASFGSVVAVREDIRARRRRPVVEQLVQDVRYAVRQACRQPGVALLPVGLIAVAVAALATTSSFAYSVVLRPLPWPDADRLVAVEEAREGASRHTPNTMTNATYLAWREAPQTIVAFAGFSTRTMTFEAADEAERLRIVSTTASLFDVLRTRPLHGRVFTEMDEMSSGDRVAVVSFALWHRRLGGRASALGRPLMLDGESYRVVGIMPEHFAFPTDDVEAWLPWRVSPVLDPADPYRRSVYLFRGIARLAPGATASQASAEATARGLAAPDLGRVGDAVFGTRGRPRLTATPYLEAQTSAVRPALALLVGAVCLLVVTAVANIAGMQLARAVSRRRELAIRAAIGAGAGRLARQAVVECLVLGLAGGTLGALLTYGAFGAFRQLLPASFPRTGDIAADTRVIVAAVVVALFGSLVFAVAPASITRRLNLVATLADDGLAPAGGSSASRVGRLRRTIIAAQVAIAVVLLIGATLLARSFVGLLRVDRGYERAGVLTAVLPMPTARFDGRRRAAVLDAIIERLSAAPGVVSAAAGSAIPLVPYDQPFAVTIDPAVPGRQRRSVSANLRRVSPSYFEAIGMRVLHGRALSDADAATSVPVVVVNRAFAVAYLPGDGVGVRLPMLHGTGLGSPEVVGVVDDVQAQAGVGGASPEVFVSYRQLEEGMRMPAPVVIVRAKGDPVTLTALVRETVMSIDHSVAIDSIVTMEDRLLTGLAQPRLYAVVLGVFAGFTLLLAASGLFGVLSYSVGCRTREIGVRAALGARPIQIVALVMRQEVLVAAAGLAGGLILAALLVSSMTRLLYGVPPRDPLTFAAVAVFVVAVCGAAAVAPIRRAIHVDPIRVLKAP, from the coding sequence ATGCGTTGGCTCCATCGCTCTCGCGCCGCTCTTGCTGGACTGTTCCACCGCCGTGCGCTCGACGAGCAACTGCAGCGGGACATTGCGTTTCATCTGGACCAAGAGGCCGCCGAGGGCATGCGAGCCGGGCTGGCCGCCTCCGAGGCACGGCGCCGCGCGCGGGCGAGCTTCGGCAGCGTGGTCGCCGTCCGCGAAGACATCCGGGCCCGCCGGAGGCGGCCCGTCGTCGAGCAGCTCGTGCAGGACGTTCGCTACGCTGTCCGCCAGGCATGCCGGCAGCCCGGTGTTGCGCTGCTGCCGGTCGGTCTGATCGCCGTGGCGGTTGCCGCATTGGCAACCACGAGCTCGTTCGCGTACAGCGTCGTCTTGCGCCCGCTTCCCTGGCCGGATGCGGATCGCCTCGTTGCTGTCGAGGAAGCGCGCGAGGGCGCCTCACGACACACGCCGAACACGATGACGAATGCGACGTACCTCGCGTGGCGTGAGGCGCCACAGACCATCGTGGCGTTCGCCGGCTTCTCGACGCGCACCATGACCTTCGAGGCGGCGGACGAGGCGGAGCGTCTTCGTATCGTCTCGACGACGGCGAGTCTGTTCGACGTGTTGAGGACTCGACCGCTGCACGGCCGCGTGTTCACCGAGATGGACGAGATGTCTTCGGGCGATCGCGTGGCTGTCGTGTCCTTCGCACTCTGGCACCGTCGGCTCGGTGGACGCGCGAGTGCGCTGGGCCGGCCGCTGATGCTGGACGGCGAGTCATATCGCGTTGTCGGCATCATGCCAGAGCACTTCGCGTTCCCAACGGACGATGTCGAGGCCTGGTTGCCGTGGCGGGTGAGTCCGGTGCTCGACCCAGCCGATCCCTACCGGCGATCCGTGTATTTGTTCCGTGGCATCGCGCGACTCGCGCCAGGCGCTACGGCGTCGCAGGCGTCGGCCGAGGCTACGGCGCGCGGTCTGGCGGCACCTGACCTTGGAAGAGTCGGCGATGCGGTGTTCGGCACGCGGGGAAGACCGCGCTTGACCGCCACACCCTACCTCGAGGCTCAGACGTCGGCTGTGCGGCCGGCACTCGCGCTGCTCGTCGGTGCGGTCTGCCTTCTCGTTGTCACGGCGGTGGCCAATATCGCGGGCATGCAGCTCGCGCGCGCGGTCTCCAGGCGCCGCGAGCTCGCGATTCGTGCCGCCATTGGTGCGGGCGCCGGCAGACTCGCACGGCAGGCCGTCGTGGAATGCCTCGTGCTCGGACTCGCCGGCGGTACCTTGGGCGCTCTGCTGACGTACGGGGCCTTCGGAGCATTCCGGCAGTTGTTGCCCGCCAGCTTCCCGCGCACGGGCGATATTGCGGCTGATACGCGTGTGATTGTGGCGGCCGTCGTCGTGGCACTGTTCGGAAGCCTCGTCTTCGCCGTGGCGCCCGCGTCGATCACACGCCGGCTGAATCTTGTTGCGACGCTCGCCGACGACGGCCTTGCGCCAGCAGGCGGGTCCTCAGCGTCGCGGGTCGGCCGTCTTCGCCGAACCATCATCGCGGCCCAAGTCGCCATCGCGGTCGTTCTTCTGATCGGTGCGACGCTGCTCGCAAGGAGTTTCGTCGGCCTGCTGCGGGTCGACCGCGGCTATGAGCGGGCTGGTGTTCTCACGGCCGTGCTGCCGATGCCGACTGCCCGTTTCGACGGTCGTCGCCGCGCCGCCGTGCTGGACGCCATCATCGAGCGGCTGTCGGCCGCGCCCGGTGTCGTCTCAGCAGCGGCCGGGAGCGCGATTCCGCTCGTTCCCTATGACCAGCCCTTCGCCGTCACCATTGATCCGGCAGTTCCTGGCCGCCAGCGACGGTCGGTATCGGCGAATCTTCGTAGGGTCAGCCCCTCGTACTTCGAGGCGATCGGAATGCGTGTCCTTCACGGTCGTGCGCTCAGTGACGCCGACGCTGCGACATCGGTGCCCGTGGTCGTCGTCAATCGAGCGTTCGCGGTGGCCTATCTTCCGGGCGATGGCGTGGGCGTCCGACTGCCGATGCTGCACGGCACCGGGCTTGGTTCACCCGAAGTCGTCGGCGTCGTGGACGATGTCCAAGCGCAGGCAGGCGTCGGTGGCGCGTCGCCCGAGGTGTTCGTCAGCTATCGACAGCTCGAGGAGGGTATGCGCATGCCGGCGCCGGTCGTTATTGTTCGCGCCAAAGGCGATCCGGTGACGCTGACGGCGTTGGTACGCGAGACGGTGATGAGCATCGATCACTCGGTCGCCATCGATTCGATCGTCACGATGGAGGATCGGCTGCTCACGGGTCTCGCGCAGCCGCGGCTGTACGCCGTCGTGCTCGGGGTCTTCGCCGGGTTCACGCTGCTGCTCGCCGCCAGCGGTCTGTTCGGCGTCCTCTCGTACAGCGTGGGCTGCCGGACGCGCGAGATCGGCGTACGTGCGGCGCTTGGCGCACGGCCGATCCAGATCGTCGCCCTCGTGATGCGGCAGGAGGTGCTGGTCGCCGCGGCTGGTCTCGCCGGCGGATTGATCCTTGCCGCGCTCCTCGTGAGCTCCATGACTCGGCTGCTCTACGGCGTGCCCCCGCGCGATCCGCTCACGTTCGCGGCGGTTGCCGTCTTCGTGGTTGCCGTCTGCGGCGCTGCTGCCGTGGCGCCCATCCGCAGGGCGATCCATGTGGATCCGATTCGGGTATTGAAGGCGCCGTAG